In Stigmatopora argus isolate UIUO_Sarg chromosome 10, RoL_Sarg_1.0, whole genome shotgun sequence, the following proteins share a genomic window:
- the vma12 gene encoding transmembrane protein 199: MTSAFVVGDRFRKKVSNLLEQPDSSLSEELRTKLGDLLERNGQIILPFSIARQLKQYLQDEGHPFYLHELLEDSSLHLPEFVKPPRNPELVARLEIIKARLANEEYNKMTRNVNNQEMNRNGTLAEFGQQVRSAKAVIVTVFNFLVTIIATFACSYIGSQYLFTETTARVISAVIATSVVGLAELYVLVRTMEGEFGEP, encoded by the exons ATGACTTCGGCGTTTGTCGTTGGAGATCGGTTCAGGAAAAAAGTGTCAAATTTGTTAGAACAGCCGGACTCATCTCTGTCTGAAGAACTGAGAACAAAACTGGGAGATCTACTAGAAAGGAACGGTCAAATTATCCTACCCTTTAGTATAGCCAGACAATTAAAACAGTATCTTCAAGATGAAG GGCACCCATTTTATTTGCATGAGTTGTTGGAGGACAGTTCATTGCACTTACCTGAATTTGTGAAGCCCCCTagg AACCCCGAGCTGGTTGCACGCTTAGAAATCATTAAAGCCAGACTAGCAAACGAGGAATACAACAAGATGACACGTAATGTAAACAATCAG GAAATGAACCGCAATGGAACACTGGCAGAATTTGGTCAGCAAG TACGATCAGCAAAAGCTGTGATTGTGACTGTTTTCAACTTTCTGGTGACCATAATTGCTACGTTTGCCTGCTCCTACATTGGGAGTCAGTACCTATTCACAGAAACAACAGCG CGAGTGATATCTGCCGTGATCGCAACCTCCGTAGTTGGGCTTGCTGAGCTGTACGTCCTGGTCCGGACCATGGAGGGGGAATTTGGGGAACCCTag